TGGGTTCTGGTTGGCGTGAATATGCTGATTACCCGTTACGGGTATCCTTCAATTCCGGCGGTTTCCGCACTGGCTGCCATGGCCCTGGCCTATACCTGCGGGGAAGGCATGGGAAGACTTGCCTGCCTGAGTTTCGGCTGCTGCTATGGAAAACCCATACGCAGTCTTTCTCCTGAAAAGGCCCGTTTTTTTAAGCCCATGGCCATCATTTTTCATGGGAAAACCAAAAAAATCAGCTATGCCCATCAGCTGGACGGAGAAGCTGTCCTGCCGGTTCAGGCCCTCACCCTCTTTATCCATATCTTCCTTTGTCTCGCAGGTCTTGGATTTTTTCTTGGCGGAAAGCCCCTGTGGACAGTCTTTCTGTGTCTTGGTGGTACCCAGATCTGGCGTGTGCTTTCCGAATTCCTGCGGGCGGATTACAGGGGAGAGCAGGTTTTTTCTGCCTATCAGATCATGGCCCTTTCCACGCTTCCCTATATCTTTTTATGCCTGAAACTGCCTGTTTTTTCTGAGAAGATGGTCTTCGTGCCGGACCTTAAGGCCGGGCTGGCTCTGCTCTGGACACCGGAAGTATTGACAGGACTTTTTCTTCTCTGGATTCTCACTTTTTTCTATACGGGCCGCAGTACGGTCACGGGTTCTGAGCTGCGTTTTTTTGTGCATGGAGACAGGATATAAATTTTTTTGAATATCAATTTCATTCTCTGTGGCATCTCTCCAGCTTTTCATTTTTTTGGAACCACGAATAAACACGAATGGACACAAATAAAATTCATAATACAATCCTTTGCCATTCAAGCTTTGGTTTTTTGAAATTGAGAATCAGGCCCACTCTCAAGTTTGTAATTCTAAGGTAGTTTAATATTTGGGTGTGTTGTATATTTTCAATGGTTTTTGTGTCAACTATGATCTGTTCAAAAACAATAAGGTCAGGAATATATTCACCCACTCTGATAGTTTTATAAACAACATCAAAACGTTGTTGTTTAAGGTGGACCCCTAAGTCAAGACTAAAAGTCCATGAATTTAAGCTACACACTCAATTATATCCTCGACAGGATCAGGCTGTCCCGGATTGGTTTTTTCAGTGGGTGTTCCCCCTGGCCCTATTTTACCAGGGGGGGCACCCACTGTTTGAGAAAACTTATCAATGATCATTGCTCCGCCGCCTTCACCGGTTCTGTATACATCATCTGGAATCTTATCCCTCAGACCCTTATGAGGCCGTTCTCCGTTATACAATGTAAAATACGCTTTCAGGCCAAGAGTCAATTCAGGTATGGTTCTGTAATCTTTCAGAT
This is a stretch of genomic DNA from Desulfobotulus mexicanus. It encodes these proteins:
- a CDS encoding prolipoprotein diacylglyceryl transferase family protein, which gives rise to MFSLFFMLVLAFVLLVPAIWGVRCLPSEKYQMLAAFPIQHLENGSWKGMNLTWYGLLSASAYVLGTALGLVLLRASGAPLWACGLTAMVLLCICVPASRWIARIVEGKRHTFTVGGASFLGILLAPWVLVGVNMLITRYGYPSIPAVSALAAMALAYTCGEGMGRLACLSFGCCYGKPIRSLSPEKARFFKPMAIIFHGKTKKISYAHQLDGEAVLPVQALTLFIHIFLCLAGLGFFLGGKPLWTVFLCLGGTQIWRVLSEFLRADYRGEQVFSAYQIMALSTLPYIFLCLKLPVFSEKMVFVPDLKAGLALLWTPEVLTGLFLLWILTFFYTGRSTVTGSELRFFVHGDRI
- a CDS encoding GxxExxY protein; translated protein: MCSLNSWTFSLDLGVHLKQQRFDVVYKTIRVGEYIPDLIVFEQIIVDTKTIENIQHTQILNYLRITNLRVGLILNFKKPKLEWQRIVL